The following are encoded in a window of Ranitomeya variabilis isolate aRanVar5 chromosome 6, aRanVar5.hap1, whole genome shotgun sequence genomic DNA:
- the LOC143783091 gene encoding uncharacterized protein LOC143783091 produces the protein MDQVVLRRLWAEVAKSLWDGFDSASAKAKGNFMKKLRTRWRSMKDRFNKGIRAAEEQARSGAAASKSVPYKYNRALQFLRPVLTRRQTHSSTLERAPPCEAELHGSPSDPSQPSHSDSRLAPPSSGEPAAGTSGFPLPEASGAPSFGNSRQRQRASDRSVMPEFLHLGTVFQNGFKALSDKMSSMERRLEILEAELSNPAKHFLSTIAKGMVENLTPELQISVMQDCNNSYVRALQQSRRMQSATLPVVPSLASMTPTTAAEPLQPPHPGPSAERRHHSHHSSVPLTPAPARPSSSRSHHSGGADTGKKRKRKSKKKKSKRSRTEALAAQGQTSTRRGSSRSRSSQSQPRTLQRLVLPPPCPAEVAVSSPLYPVEGLDLPSSLLDYRSTSSSSSSSSSASFSSPHSQKETYHSPFVAQVDTP, from the exons atggaccaggtggtgctcaggcgtttgtgggcagaggtggcaaagtcgctgtgggatggctttgacagtgcctcagcgaaggccaaaggcaacttta tgaaaaagttgaggaccagatggcgatccatgaaggaccgtttcaataaggggatccgtgctgcggaggagcaagctcggagtggtgctgctgcgtccaagtcggtgccctacaaatataacagggcactccagttcctaagaccggtccttacccgccgaca gacacacagcagcaccctcgagcgagctcccccctgtgaagcggaacttcatggatcgccatctgacccgtcacagccctcccacagcgacagcaggcttgcaccaccatcatctggagaaccggctgccggtacatcaggttttcccctgcccgaggcctctggcgcaccttcgttcgggaattcccgacagcgccagcgggcctcggacaggtcagtcatgcccgaatttttgcacttgggcacggtgttccagaacggtttcaaggcgttgagcgataaaatgtccagtatggaacggcgccttgaaatcctggaagccgagctctcaaatccggcaaagcattttttaagtacaattgctaaaggcatggtggaaaaccttacgccggaactccagatttcggtgatgcaggactgcaacaattcctacgtgagggctctgcagcagtctcggcgcatgcagtcagcgacactgccagtagtaccgtcgctggctagcatgactccgactactgctgcagagccactccagccaccccaccctggtccaagtgccgagcgacgccaccacagtcaccatagcagtgtgccgctgactcctgctcctgccaggccctcatcctcccgcagccatcattctGGGGGAGCCGAtactggaaaaaaaaggaaaaggaagagcaagaaaaaaaaaagcaaaaggtcacgcactgaggctctggctgctcaagGTCAAACAAGTACacgtcggggctctagccgcagcaggagcagccagagccaaccaagaactttgcaaaggctcgtgttgcctcctccctgccctgcagaggtggcggtttcctccccattataccctgtggagggtttagacctgccatccagcctcctggactataggtcaacatcctcctcctcgtcgtcgTCTTCATCAGCCTCattttcctctccccattcccaaaaagaaacataccattccccctttgtggcacaggttgataccccctaa